The stretch of DNA AGGGCGGCAATGAGTAATGTCGATTTTTTCATATGTAATTGGTTATGATTTCTTTGAGGAGTGAAAGGAGTAAAAGAGTGAAAGGAGTAAAGACGTATGTAATTGGTTATGATTTCTTTGAGGAGTGAAAGGAGTGAAGGAGTGAAAGGAGTAAAGACGTATGTCTTATTGTTTGAGTTGTCATGCTCCATCATACAGAAGAAGCTCATGTCTTGACTTCTTTCACTCCTCCACTTCTTTCACTCCTGGATTTGTCTTCACTCCTTCCACTCCTCCACTTCTTTCACTCCTGGATTTGTCTTCATTCCTTTCACTCCTCCACTCCTTTCACTCCTGGATTTGTCTTCACTCCTTCCACTCCTCCACTTCTTTCACTCCTGGATTTGTCTTCACTCCTTTCACTCCTTCACTTCTTTCACTCCTGGATTTGTCTTCACTCCTTTCACTCCTCCACTTCTTTCACTCCTAAAAATATCTTCTTCAATTCCTCCTCCTCAGATCCCATTTCACAAAATGCGCCACGAACAAAAGGATGAGTGCCGTGTTAGCTACGAGTGCCCAAAGGGTGGACAAATGTCGATTGGTATAGCCCATCAGGAAATAGAAAAAGGCAGCGATCGCCACATAAACAGCGATGCTCTTCAACGGATAAGCAATGGGATATTTACGCTGACCCACCACATAACTCAGCACCATAGCCGTTGCATAGCCGGCGAATCCGGCCCAAGCGCAAGCCATATAGCCATAACGTGGCACAAAAAGAAGGTTCACTGCCACGAGCACCGCACAGCCGATGCCCGAGAAATAGGCCCCCCAGATAGTTTTATCGATGAGTTTATACCAGAACGAGAGATTGAAATACACGCCCATCATCAGTTCGGCCGCCATCACGATAGGCACCACTCGCAGTCCGTCCCAATAGTCGCGACCGATGATATGACGCAAGATGTCCATATATCCCACCACCACCAAGAAAGCCAACAGCGTAAAGATGATAAAATACTTCATTGCTTTAGCATAAGTTTCCCGGTTATCTTGGTCTTTGGCCTTACTGAAAACGAAAGGTTCATAAGCATAACGGAAAGCCTGAGTAATCATCGCCATGATCATCGCAATCTTGCTGGCAGCCCCATAAATGCCCAATTGTGCATGCGCATCGTCCCCTTTGTAGATATAGGGAAAGAGGATTTTGTCGGCCGTTTGATTCAAGATACCGGCGATTCCGAGTATCAAGATAGGCATGCTATACGAGAGCATACGCCGCAGAAGCTGCCTGTCGAAGACGTATCGGAAGCCCGTCAGCTCCTTATAAAAGAAGAAAGTGATGGTAGCCGTGCAAGCCAAGTTGATGTAAAAGGCATATCCTGCGCCGACAGAAGGGTCGTAAACCCGTCCGATCACCTCGGGATAACTCCTGTAAAGAGCCGGAAAGACGAGGAAAAACAACAGGTTGAGCGCAATGTTGAGCACGATAAAGAGCAGTTTGAGGGCTGCAAACTTCATCGGTCTTTTCTGATAACGCAGATAAGCAAAGGGAATACACTGAAAAGCATCTATGGCAACCACCATCGCCATGACCCAAACGTAAGACGGATGACTGCCGTAGCCCATCGCCGAAGAGAGCGGCGAGAGGAACAACAGCACCAAAACGACGAACACTATCGACGTGGTCCCCACCGAAAGCAGAATGGTGGAATAGACCTTCGTGGGGTTTTCGCCGCTCTTATTGGCAAAACGGAAGAACGTAGTCTCCATTCCATAGGTCAGAACAACGAGCAGCAACGCCGTGTAGGCATAGATATTGGTGATGACGCCATAGCCGCCACTGGCCGCTGTGAGAGCATCGGTGTAGAGCGGAACGAGCAGATAGTTGAGGAATCTGCCTATAATGCTACTCATTCCATAGATGGCGGTATCTTTCGCCAGTGATTTTAAGTTTGCCATTGTTGCAGGATAAGGGTTGAAAAGGGAGGATCGGCGGTTGCAGAATAAGGAAATCGAACACCGCACCTATCTCTCTGATTATCAGTTTCTTACAAACTACATTTCAAAAGCTTAGCTTTTGCAAGCCATTTTCTTAGCTTTTGGAAGGCGTTTTCTTAGCTTTTGCACGCCGAAAGCTTAGCTCTTGCCCATCGGTCTGTCGATTTTACTGCGTTGACCATCATGATTCACGTGTTGGTTGCTAAGCAAAGAAGAGATAACAGATGCCGATAGCCGCCACCACACCGGCCAGATCGGCCAGCAGTCCGCAAGCCACGGCATGGCGAGTGTGGCGTATTCCCACACTGCCGAAGTAGACAGCCAACACATAAAACGTTGTGTCGGTGCTGCCTTGGAAGATGCAACTGAGTCGACCTACAAAAGAATCGGCCCCGTATGTGGTCATGGTGTCGATCATAATGCCCCGTGCGCCGGCTCCGGAAAGCGGTTTCATCAAGGCCGTGGGCAAAGCTTCCACGAAGTCGGTGCTACCTCCGCAGACGGCCACCGCCCAGCGAATGCCGCCCACCACGAGGTCCATCGCGCCCGATGCACGAAAAACGGCCACGCCTACGAGTATCGCCACGAGATAGGGAATGATGCGAACGGCCGTCTGAAAACCCTCTTTCGCCCCCTCGATAAAGGTGTCGTAGACGTTGATACGCCGCCATACGCCCGCCAGAATAAAGGCCACGATGATGCTCATCAGTAGGATATTGGCCACGCTGGTGCTGAAAAGGTTGATCTGCTGCTTGTCCATCTGGCCGAATCCCCAGATGATGGCACTCACCATCGCACAGGCTCCCAACAACGCGAAGAGCACTTTGAGGTTGAGAAGGTTGATTTTCTGATAAATCGAAGTCACCACAATACCGGCCAAAGTGGAGAAAAATGTGGCCAACAAGATGGGAATAAAGATGTCGGTAGGTTGTTCTGCACCCAACTGTGCACGATAGGCCATGATGCTGACCGGTATCAATGTGAGACCCGATGTGTTGAGAACCAGGAACATGATCATCGGGTTGCTGGCCGTATCTTTCTTCCGATTGAGGGTTTGCAGCTGCTCCATGGCTTTCAGTCCCAAAGGCGTGGCGGCGTTATCCAGGCCTAACATATTGGCTGCGATGTTCATAAAGATACTGCCCGTTACGGGATGACCCTTCGGAACATCGGGGAACAATCGCGAGAAAACCGGACTTAATCCTCGGGCCAGGGCGTTGATCACGCCTCCTCGTTCGCCTATTTTCATCACTCCGAGCCAAAGCGAGAGGATGCCCGTTAGTCCGATGGAGATTTCAAAGGCCTTTTTCGACATTTCGAAGGTGCCGTCCATCATCGCGGGAAATACCGTTGCGTCGCCCATCAGCACGAGTCTGAACAATGCTACAACAAAGGCAATGATGAAAAAAGAAATCCAAATATAATTGAGAACCATCTTCTTGCTGTTTTGCTGTTAGGGAAAATGAACTGAGGAGTCAAAGAGTGAAGGATGTGTCTTCACTCCTTTCACTCCTCAACTCCTTCACGTCTAAATTCCCTCAGTTCACCTTTGTTCTTCTGTCTTTAATCAGTTGGATCTGCTGCAATAAGTCTTTGATGTGCAAAGCCTGAATTCCCGAAGCCGCAGACATCTGCCCTTTCAAATAATTCTCCAGCTTATCAAGATGCGCAGCCACATAAAGCAACGCGTCGCTGTTATAAGCCGCAGCACTGCGACCTGCCTTATCTTTCTCCGTTGGGTTGAGCAATCGATTCAGATTCTCCACATACTGCCGTTGTAAAGCTCGCCGCGTGATGTTCTTCATCTCGTCGGCCGCATTGGCAGAAGTCCATACTTGCGCAAAGAGATCATTCAGATAGTCGGGCAAACGATAGGCCTTTGCCGAGCGTTGCGAGTCGTTATAAATAGTATTGAGCATGGCAGCCGTCATCGTTACGTCCAAAACCGACTTCTGAAGTGTGTTGAGTTCGCCCTGAACATCAATGCCCGTCTTCTCCGTTATCGCCATGGGGTAGAGCCAAAGCGGAGCATCGAACACCTGTCGGCCCAGATATTCGAGAGCCTCCTTCTGCTTCTTGGCCGGTGCTATCTCGTAAGGAGCTCGTCCAGGCAGGTTGTTGAGGTATCGTCCGCCTAAGTTTTTCATCACATGCCGCATGTAACGGGTAAACTGTTGACGAACGTTGGCATACATTTCTCTAAGATGATCGTACCGTCCGTTGGTTTGTTGCGTCCACACGGGCAAGCCAGCCACCACACGTTTGAGGTTTTTCACCCCATAGTCGCTGGCTTTTACATTGTCGTCGCCCAAGTCTTCGGTTTGCGCACGCGGGTCTTCGTTCTTGCCTTCGCCGCCGAACCACAAGCGCGGATTTTGCGAAAGGATAGCCGTCGTCTCGGTCATGAGCTTCTCTTTCTCCTCAAACTCATCTTTAAATTCAGGTCGATACTGATAGCCCCACTTAATGGCCCACTTGTCGTAGTCGTTGATTCGGGGGAAGAGACCTTGCTCTCCGATGTGGTCTTCGGGCTGAGCCACGTAGTTGAATCGGGCATAATCCATGATCGAAGCCGTGTGTCCGTGTTTCTCCACCCAAGCCTTATCGCGTAGTTTCTCAACAGGCGTAGCGTGACTGGCGCCCATATTGTGACGAAGGCCCAAAGTATGGCCCACCTCGTGCGAGGAAACAAAACGGATCAGCTGCCCCATCAGCTTCTCATCGAAGTCCATTTGCTGCGCACGTCTGTCCAATGGACCGCACTGCGTCATGTACCACTTCGTCAAAAGGTTCATCACATTGTGATACCAACAGATGTGACTCTCGATGATTTCGCCGCTACGAGGATCTTTTACATGAGGTCCGTAAGCATTCTCGGCCTCCGAAGGCAAGTAGCGCAGCACGCAATAGCGAGCGTCGTCCAGGCTCATGGTCGGGTCGTTGGGCCACTCTTTGCCCACGATAGCATTCTTAAAGCCGGCCGCTTCGAAAGCAACGTTCCAGTCATTGATACCTTTTATCAGATAGGGCACCCACTTCTTGGGCGTGGCCGGGTCGATATAATAGACAATAGGTTGAACGGGCTCCACCAGTTCACCGCGCAAATACCTCTTGACATCTTTCGGAACCAGTCGGTAACGCGAGATAAACAACTCGCGTTGACTTTTGTGTTGCCGGTCGGAGAAGAGCGTCAGAGGCGTTGTGAAATAGCCTACGCGCTCGTCCCACAGTCTTCTTCGCATCGGTTCTTTGGGCAACACGACGATAGAAGTATTCAGAGCGAGCGTCAAACTCCCCGTGCCCGATGCCCGTGACGTACCAATCGTGGCACCATAGGTGCGTGTCGTCATCACCTCCACATTGATCGGATAAGTCTTGATGGTGTCTACAAAGGTGCGATCGGTCTGTTGTCCGCTCAACTTAGCTTTGGTTGCAATCCGTTTATTGATGCCGACGATGTTGTTGTCTCGCACAAAAAACGAGGTCACATCAATGAGATTCATCCCCGGATGAGGGTTTTTACCGATGACAGGAAAGGCTGCCACGATAGGATCGGCCGTGCTTTGCTTGAGCGTTTGGTAAATGCGGTCGTTCGAATTGGCCTCTTGTGTGCGCACGAAAGCCCTGAGCAGCATCGTCTTCTCGTCGCGTTTCTCGAAGTAGACGGTCTCATCGTTCACCTTCTCTCCACTGAAAACGCCGAAACCTTGCGGCACACTGGCAAAGCGGGTCACAGCCAAGAGATAACGACCGATGAGCGAATCGGGCACCTCGAAATACCATTTATCTTTGATATGCCGAACGGTGAACAAACCTTTCACCACCGTTCCGCTGTCTTTCATCAATTTTTCATACTCGTTTTCCTTTTTCTTCGCCTCGACAGCAGGTGCTTTTTTCGCGCCCGCACTGTCTGTTTTGGTCGTCTGGGCCGTCGTATCGTTCTGTGCCACCGACTCTTTTACGCTCCCGGCATAAGCCGAACAAGCCAGAACCACTACCGAAAACGCCACCGCCCACTTCTTGTTGATATGCATCATATTGCCTTTTTTAAGTCTAAAAACGATTTCCTTGCGCACAGCCATCTCTGTCCGCGGCGTCTTTCTGCTCACACCATCACGGCCGGAAATGCCCCATAGTCCCTTCATCAACCAACCGAAGGCCTTCCGCCAAACATAAAAGTGTTGTTCACCTTATCTAAAAGGAGAAGACAAAAGACGTGCAAAGATAATGATTTTCGGTCGAATTTCTCCACCTGTCGCCCATAAAACGCCTCCTTCCCGTCCCTCTCTTCCCTCACCTTTCGTCCTCTCTTTCCATCTGCTTTCAACCATTTGGTAGTCAAGCCCTTAGAAAAGCACGTTGCGAAAGCTAAGAAAACGCAGGCTAAAAGCTAAGAAAATGAAATGCAAAAGCTAAGAAAACGCTGTGCGTTTTCTTAGCTTTTGTCGTGTAACCCCAGGTCTATCGATGAGCGAAGACCGACATAGGGCACAAAGAATCGTTATTCGGCCACTACCGGACGAATAGAATCGCCGCAGCGACAGTTCTCGCCATTGGTGTAGTAAACATCATCATTGTCGAACGTCAGACTGCAAGCATAGTCTTTATCCTCTCCAAACAGGATGGAAGAGAAGTAATATCCGCCGTATCCGGCATATCTTACAGCCTTCGTATTGTCGTATCGAGAACCCGCACAAGGCAGAAACAGACCTTTGGAAAGGTCTTCCGAGGTCAGTGCTTTAGGGAATCGAATCGTCATGGGAAACTCTCCCTCGCCCGGTTCGGTCACCAAATAGCCGTAGATGCGGTTGGTTCCGTCTACGATGACGTAGCCAAACTGCCACTTTCCGCGCTGTGCCAGGTCTTGAATCTCGGTATAACGCGGCAGTCGATACTGGCCCTTGGTGGCCCAATAGGCAATGTCGCCAAAGGTGGCTTGAGAGAAATCGGTGGTCTCATTCAAGAATTGATCGTCCGTATACATCTTTCCGGCGATGTCTTTCTTCGTCGTATTTCCATACACCGCAGCCGAATAGGTGAGCGCATTGCTGCCGCAGACGCCGAAGTTGAAGTGGTCTATCTGGTCGTCGGCCTGCATAATGGTGTGGTTATAGGCCTCGGTCGAGTTTCGATGAATCCCGTAACGGGGTTTGAAATAGTCCCACTGATGGTCGGCTATCTTCCATGTGCCCTTGTCGTATTGCAAGTTTCCCGTGGCCCACTTCACTCCGAAGAGAGTGACATACTGCGTGGTCGACTGCGAAGAACCGCTCGTTTCGAAGCTGATGCCTTCGATGTCGTCGGCCGGAATCTCCACCACCTCGCCTCCTTTTTTGGCGATTTTCATCTTGTAGGTTTGTGCAGAAAGGGTGGTAAAGGTGAAAGAAAGGATGAAAGCGTATAGATATTTTTTCATTTTCGTTGTTGTTTTAAGTTGTGAATCACTGCGTTTGTTCTCGTCGATTATTGATTGTTAACGGCCACTTTCAGGTTGCCGGCCGGCGTGCAGAGCACATAGATGCCGGAAGGACTGGCAGAAAGGTCGATGTCGAGCCGCCCGTCGGCCGACGAACGACCCTTGAACACCTCTCGACCGTCTATCGTCACTACGCGGACAGCTGCTCCGGCGGAGAGTCCACTCAGGCGAATGTGCCCCTCGGAAAAGTCTGTCTGCGGCTTGCCGGCACGCTGTTCGGTCGGTGTAGAGAGGCCCGTCGTCGTGCTTTCCACGCTGAACGTGTAGCGAACCACGTCTGCCAAGGCCGCCGTAATACTCTTCCCGGCAGTAGAAGCAGTCATGTTTCCGCCCGAAAAGGAAAGTTGAGGCTTGGCAGAAAGAGCAAATTCAGCCTTCGTTCCGTCGCGAAGTTCGATGCAAAAGAACTTCACTGCCTCGGCCGCTCGCATGCTGAAAGGCGTGAGAAGCCAACCGAGCAAAAGTAAATAAATCAGTTTTCTGTTCATTTTTGTTGATTTTATAAATTGAAATAGAATATTTTGATGCATTGAAAAAAGAGAGCTTGGGCAACCATCGCTTTAGTAAGACATGCTCATGTCTTCGGGCACGCAGATGTAAAAGTCGGCCAAGCTCTTGTAATCAGGCTCCAGTCGCGACACGTCTTCTTGCCGCACAGCCCGCAAGGTCTTGATGGTGGTGCCCGGACGGTAACGTAACAAATAGGGAATAATGCCTTCCCGCTGGTCTGAATGATAGCTGCCGTTGATGTGCAGCATCTTTCCGCGTAGATTTTTTGAGATATGCCAGGCCATCGTGGCATCTTTCAAGGCCTGGGCTTGGGCCATTCGTTCGGGATTGGCTTCTTTATTCTTACCCATCAGTCCCATCAAAGCGAATCCTGAGGTTGCGTTCGCATTGGCAACATAGGGTATCGGCAACGGCGGAAGATAGCTCTTGGCCTCCGCCGACAACGAATCGAGATACGCCCAGCCACGGTTCTTCACCACATTGGCATACCGTCGCGGCACGTTCGTCGCTATGAGACGCACGTTTTGCTCCTTCAGAAAGGTCACAAGCGGAGCGTAGTCGGTGCTGTAGTTGGGCCAAAGGCGCATCTCGGCTTCAAAACGATCAGACGAAATCACACCGTGCATATACTCATCGAGTATCAACTGATTGTCGGCTTCGAACATTTCCATGCCCACCGCTAAGTCTTGACCGTGCATTCGGTACAGATCTTCGAGCAATTTCAGCTCCAACCAATGGGTCATGGCACAGTTGTGCATCTCGCCAAAGAAGACAACGTCGGGCAAAGCGAGCGCTTTCACCAACGTTTGATAAGAGATCTCCCGACCGTTGGCATCGAACAGCCGATAAGCCACAGGCGTTTTCTGTGCCCATATCAGATGGATGGGCAGCAGCAACAGAGAGAGCAAGAGGGGTTTGAAAAGAGAGAAGGGTTTCATTTCTTGGTTTTATAAAGTAAGATTCTGCTTTCCCAGCGCAGTTTTTCGGCAAACGCGCGGCACACCTCTTCGGGAGTGATGGCGTTGAGACAAGCAGTGTAGTGGTCGAAGTCGGCCAATTGTTCGCCGTTCCTCACCAACGAGGTGAGTGTCGTTTTCCATTCAGAGGGCGATTTGTCGGATAGCATCCTACGTTTCGTCACGATAAACGAGCGTTTCATCTTCTCCAACTCGGCCATCGGTACGGGATGGCACTGCAAATCGGTAACGATAGCGTGCAAAAGAGTCTCTGCTCGCTCGCGATTGTCGGGCTTTACCGATACCGTCAGCCTGAAATGGAACTTCTGTTGCGGACATCCGCTGTAGTAAAGATCGGCATACGGCGAGTAAACAATGTTCTCTTGCTCGCGCAATACACTGAGCAGACGATCTTGTAGCAGGTCTCGCATGAGCTTCAATTGAAGAGATGAGCGCAGCGAAGGGGCATAATGGCCTGCAAACACATAGTTGAGCACGAGCCGTTCGTCGTTCTCGTCGTAGAAAGTCTCTGTGTAGGGCGCACTGTTGGGCTGAAACGGCACCTCCGAAAAGCAGAAAGCATCGGGCAAAGGCTTCATCCTGGCAAACGTAGCCACAGCTATCGGCACCACATGGGCGACATTGAAATTGCCGGTAAGGATGAGTGTGAGTTGCGAAGGGTCGACAAACAGCCGCCGATAATAAGAAGTGAGCGTGTCGAGACAGAGCTCGTCGATGTCTTTAGACGAGAGAGGCATCGCCGTTGGACCGTCTATATCGCCCACAAGAGAGTCGATTCGATTAGCGATCAGTCTGTCTGCGTCATGCAGCATCATACGTTCGAGCAACGTTTGCTTACCGATGCTCTCGCTTTCGGCCTGTCTTGCCTCCTCGAAGTCGGTGAGATGGGTGCCCGGACGGCACATTTTTTCGTATACAAGGTTGAAAAGTTGCTGTGCGTTCTCTGCCGGGGCAGATGCCAAAACCTGGTGCCAATAACGGTCTTCGCCCACTGCCATGGAGAGCTGAAGCCTGCTCATAACGGCCAAAAGAGTGTCGGCAGCCACCCGTTCAAGGCCATTCATGTCGACATAACTCACGGCATCGTGATATCGTTTGGCTTCTTCGGGGCTTAAATCGGCCGTTCCTCCGCGTCCGATAGCCGTGAGAAAGATGGTTTTCTCTTCTTCTTTCGTAGGTTTTACAAGCAGCGTTATGCCGTTGCGAAGCCGCAGTTCCTGCACGTCAAGGTCTGTGTATACGGTGCGATGGGTCACTTCTTCGTCGGCGGGAGCATGCTTCTGGGCGATGCACGACGGTATTTCTACCGGCAATTCTTCGTTCTTAACGGCGTGGAACACATATTTTTGCAGTTCCCGAGTTTGCCCTTTGCGCCATGCTTGTTGAACATCTGCCGCTGTAAGACCGTCTTTTTGCGATACGTCGGAACAGGTATAGGCCAGCAAACAGGTGTTTTGCAGGCACCGTAACAACGATTTGAGTCGAGATTGAAGCTGCCGATTGGTGGTGGCGAGCAAGCCTTTGCGCACCGCTGCCACGTTTTTGGGCGAAGAAAGGTGGCGATCTCCGGCGGTGATATAGTCGATCAGGTCTTCGCAAAGATCGGCAGAGAGCCGCTGTGTGGTGTCAGATTCGAGTCTTTGCAGCCTACTATGAATGGCCATTTCCAGTTCTCCGGGGCAGAATCCGCTGGCTAAAACCCGTTTCATCTCGGCCGAAACAGCTGTAATTCGTTGAAGAAGTTGCCGTTGATCGGGAGCCGAAAAGGCCATGACAAAGTGATTCTTGTCGGCCAGATACCATTGATCGGTTACATCGCAATCCGTCTTCATGGCACGCAAACGGTTGGAAAGACAGATGGAAAGCACGTCGGAACGCTGTTTCTCAATAGCCTTTTCGATACCGTTTTCCACCGTTGTGGGATGCGGAACAATGATTTCCAGCTTGCAACCGCGCTGCAAACTATCGTTCACCGCCTGCCATTGCACTCCCTTTCCATAGTGTAAGGGATAGACCGGGGCTGTTTTTAGAAGTCCGGAGGGCACCGATGACAGGCATCTTCGCAGCTTTTGGAGCGTCGCCGCTGCGTCTACGTTGCCTACGATCACAACGGTGGCCAACTGCGGAACATACCATTGCCGATAGAAATCTCGCAACGTGGCACTGTCGATGCGGTCAATGTCGTCCTCATTGCCCAGCGGCATGCGACGCCCATACCGTCCTCGACCGATCTTCAGACCGTAAAAATCGTCGCCAGTGCTGTATCCTCGCAATTCCTCGAGGATGACTCCGCGTTCTTTTTTCACTCTTTCCGACTCGAAGGCGATGCCGCAGAGCCAGTCTTTGATGGCCAAGAACGTAGTATCGAGCACACCATCGTCGGTCTTTTCCAAAGGAACGGAGAGCCAATAGATGGTGCGGTCGAAACCGGTAAAGGCGTTAATGTCTCGCCCGAACTTCATTCCCAGACGCTCGAAGTAGTCGACCATCGACCGTCCGGGGAAGTGTTGCGTACCGATAAAGGCACTATGCTCCAGGAAATGGGCAGCTCCTTTCTGCCGTTCGTTCTCCATGAGCGACCCAACCCGCATCACCAGTCGCACCTCGACGTTGTGTTTGGGTGCTGCATTGGGCAGAATGAGATAGCGAAGCCCATTCTCGAGCCTTCCCTCCACCGTACCTACGGGCAGCGAAATCGGTGTTTCGGAGCCGCCGGGACGCAGTT from Prevotella sp. oral taxon 475 encodes:
- a CDS encoding T9SS type A sorting domain-containing protein — its product is MNRKLIYLLLLGWLLTPFSMRAAEAVKFFCIELRDGTKAEFALSAKPQLSFSGGNMTASTAGKSITAALADVVRYTFSVESTTTGLSTPTEQRAGKPQTDFSEGHIRLSGLSAGAAVRVVTIDGREVFKGRSSADGRLDIDLSASPSGIYVLCTPAGNLKVAVNNQ
- a CDS encoding nucleoside recognition domain-containing protein gives rise to the protein MVLNYIWISFFIIAFVVALFRLVLMGDATVFPAMMDGTFEMSKKAFEISIGLTGILSLWLGVMKIGERGGVINALARGLSPVFSRLFPDVPKGHPVTGSIFMNIAANMLGLDNAATPLGLKAMEQLQTLNRKKDTASNPMIMFLVLNTSGLTLIPVSIMAYRAQLGAEQPTDIFIPILLATFFSTLAGIVVTSIYQKINLLNLKVLFALLGACAMVSAIIWGFGQMDKQQINLFSTSVANILLMSIIVAFILAGVWRRINVYDTFIEGAKEGFQTAVRIIPYLVAILVGVAVFRASGAMDLVVGGIRWAVAVCGGSTDFVEALPTALMKPLSGAGARGIMIDTMTTYGADSFVGRLSCIFQGSTDTTFYVLAVYFGSVGIRHTRHAVACGLLADLAGVVAAIGICYLFFA
- a CDS encoding ChaN family lipoprotein yields the protein MKPFSLFKPLLLSLLLLPIHLIWAQKTPVAYRLFDANGREISYQTLVKALALPDVVFFGEMHNCAMTHWLELKLLEDLYRMHGQDLAVGMEMFEADNQLILDEYMHGVISSDRFEAEMRLWPNYSTDYAPLVTFLKEQNVRLIATNVPRRYANVVKNRGWAYLDSLSAEAKSYLPPLPIPYVANANATSGFALMGLMGKNKEANPERMAQAQALKDATMAWHISKNLRGKMLHINGSYHSDQREGIIPYLLRYRPGTTIKTLRAVRQEDVSRLEPDYKSLADFYICVPEDMSMSY
- a CDS encoding lipopolysaccharide biosynthesis protein, whose amino-acid sequence is MANLKSLAKDTAIYGMSSIIGRFLNYLLVPLYTDALTAASGGYGVITNIYAYTALLLVVLTYGMETTFFRFANKSGENPTKVYSTILLSVGTTSIVFVVLVLLFLSPLSSAMGYGSHPSYVWVMAMVVAIDAFQCIPFAYLRYQKRPMKFAALKLLFIVLNIALNLLFFLVFPALYRSYPEVIGRVYDPSVGAGYAFYINLACTATITFFFYKELTGFRYVFDRQLLRRMLSYSMPILILGIAGILNQTADKILFPYIYKGDDAHAQLGIYGAASKIAMIMAMITQAFRYAYEPFVFSKAKDQDNRETYAKAMKYFIIFTLLAFLVVVGYMDILRHIIGRDYWDGLRVVPIVMAAELMMGVYFNLSFWYKLIDKTIWGAYFSGIGCAVLVAVNLLFVPRYGYMACAWAGFAGYATAMVLSYVVGQRKYPIAYPLKSIAVYVAIAAFFYFLMGYTNRHLSTLWALVANTALILLFVAHFVKWDLRRRN
- a CDS encoding M16 family metallopeptidase gives rise to the protein MSRMRHIVRRLWLFLVAVVMPAGLLGAPSKLRPGGSETPISLPVGTVEGRLENGLRYLILPNAAPKHNVEVRLVMRVGSLMENERQKGAAHFLEHSAFIGTQHFPGRSMVDYFERLGMKFGRDINAFTGFDRTIYWLSVPLEKTDDGVLDTTFLAIKDWLCGIAFESERVKKERGVILEELRGYSTGDDFYGLKIGRGRYGRRMPLGNEDDIDRIDSATLRDFYRQWYVPQLATVVIVGNVDAAATLQKLRRCLSSVPSGLLKTAPVYPLHYGKGVQWQAVNDSLQRGCKLEIIVPHPTTVENGIEKAIEKQRSDVLSICLSNRLRAMKTDCDVTDQWYLADKNHFVMAFSAPDQRQLLQRITAVSAEMKRVLASGFCPGELEMAIHSRLQRLESDTTQRLSADLCEDLIDYITAGDRHLSSPKNVAAVRKGLLATTNRQLQSRLKSLLRCLQNTCLLAYTCSDVSQKDGLTAADVQQAWRKGQTRELQKYVFHAVKNEELPVEIPSCIAQKHAPADEEVTHRTVYTDLDVQELRLRNGITLLVKPTKEEEKTIFLTAIGRGGTADLSPEEAKRYHDAVSYVDMNGLERVAADTLLAVMSRLQLSMAVGEDRYWHQVLASAPAENAQQLFNLVYEKMCRPGTHLTDFEEARQAESESIGKQTLLERMMLHDADRLIANRIDSLVGDIDGPTAMPLSSKDIDELCLDTLTSYYRRLFVDPSQLTLILTGNFNVAHVVPIAVATFARMKPLPDAFCFSEVPFQPNSAPYTETFYDENDERLVLNYVFAGHYAPSLRSSLQLKLMRDLLQDRLLSVLREQENIVYSPYADLYYSGCPQQKFHFRLTVSVKPDNRERAETLLHAIVTDLQCHPVPMAELEKMKRSFIVTKRRMLSDKSPSEWKTTLTSLVRNGEQLADFDHYTACLNAITPEEVCRAFAEKLRWESRILLYKTKK
- a CDS encoding zinc-dependent metalloprotease yields the protein MHINKKWAVAFSVVVLACSAYAGSVKESVAQNDTTAQTTKTDSAGAKKAPAVEAKKKENEYEKLMKDSGTVVKGLFTVRHIKDKWYFEVPDSLIGRYLLAVTRFASVPQGFGVFSGEKVNDETVYFEKRDEKTMLLRAFVRTQEANSNDRIYQTLKQSTADPIVAAFPVIGKNPHPGMNLIDVTSFFVRDNNIVGINKRIATKAKLSGQQTDRTFVDTIKTYPINVEVMTTRTYGATIGTSRASGTGSLTLALNTSIVVLPKEPMRRRLWDERVGYFTTPLTLFSDRQHKSQRELFISRYRLVPKDVKRYLRGELVEPVQPIVYYIDPATPKKWVPYLIKGINDWNVAFEAAGFKNAIVGKEWPNDPTMSLDDARYCVLRYLPSEAENAYGPHVKDPRSGEIIESHICWYHNVMNLLTKWYMTQCGPLDRRAQQMDFDEKLMGQLIRFVSSHEVGHTLGLRHNMGASHATPVEKLRDKAWVEKHGHTASIMDYARFNYVAQPEDHIGEQGLFPRINDYDKWAIKWGYQYRPEFKDEFEEKEKLMTETTAILSQNPRLWFGGEGKNEDPRAQTEDLGDDNVKASDYGVKNLKRVVAGLPVWTQQTNGRYDHLREMYANVRQQFTRYMRHVMKNLGGRYLNNLPGRAPYEIAPAKKQKEALEYLGRQVFDAPLWLYPMAITEKTGIDVQGELNTLQKSVLDVTMTAAMLNTIYNDSQRSAKAYRLPDYLNDLFAQVWTSANAADEMKNITRRALQRQYVENLNRLLNPTEKDKAGRSAAAYNSDALLYVAAHLDKLENYLKGQMSAASGIQALHIKDLLQQIQLIKDRRTKVN